Proteins from one Meriones unguiculatus strain TT.TT164.6M chromosome 10, Bangor_MerUng_6.1, whole genome shotgun sequence genomic window:
- the LOC110554751 gene encoding carbohydrate sulfotransferase 5 isoform X1, protein MASREHPPSRVHLSFSTFSTEALARGMRLPRFSSTVVLSLLITQTCILVFLVSRQMPSSPAGRGGRVHVLVLSSWRSGSSFVGQLFSQHPDVFYLMEPAWHVWDALSQGSALALHMAVRDLVRSVFLCDLDVFDAYLPWRRNVSDLFQWAVSRALCSPPVCNAFARGNISSEEVCKPLCAARPFALAQEACSSYSHVVLKEVRFFNLQVLYPLLSDPALDLRIVHLVRDPRAVLRSREQTAKALARDNGIVLGTNGTRVEADPGLRVVSEVCRSHVRIAEAALRKPPPFLRDRYRLVRYEDLARDPLSEIRGLYAFTGLSLTPQLQTWIHNITHGSGPGARREAFKTTSRDALSVSQAWRHTLPFAKIRRVQELCAGALQLLGYRPVHSELEQRDLSLDLLLPRGMDSFKWASSTEKQPES, encoded by the exons ATGGCTTCCAGAGAACACCCTCCTTCTAGAGTCCATCTTAGCTTCAGCACTTTCTCCACAGAG GCCCTAGCCAGAGGCATGCGGCTGCCCCGCTTCTCCAGCACTGTCGTGCTCTCACTCCTGATAACCCAGACCTGCATCCTGGTCTTCCTGGTCTCCCGCCAAATGCCGTCGTCCCCAGCAGGCCGTGGGGGGCGTGTGCACGTGCTGGTGCTGTCCTCCTGGCGCTCGGGCTCGTCTTTCGTGGGCCAGCTCTTCAGCCAGCACCCGGATGTCTTCTACCTCATGGAGCCAGCCTGGCACGTGTGGGATGCCCTGTCTCAGGGCAGCGCCCTCGCGCTCCACATGGCCGTGCGCGACCTGGTGCGCTCCGTGTTCCTCTGCGACCTGGACGTGTTCGATGCCTACCTGCCCTGGCGCCGCAACGTCTCGGATCTCTTCCAGTGGGCGGTGAGCCGCGCCCTGTGCTCGCCTCCCGTCTGCAACGCCTTCGCCCGCGGCAACATCAGCAGCGAGGAGGTGTGCAAGCCCCTGTGCGCCGCTCGGCCCTTCGCTCTGGCCCAGGAAGCCTGCAGCTCCTACAGCCACGTGGTGCTCAAGGAAGTGCGCTTCTTTAACCTGCAGGTGCTGTACCCGCTGCTCAGCGACCCAGCGCTCGACCTGCGCATCGTGCACCTGGTGCGCGACCCGCGGGCCGTGCTGCGCTCCCGGGAGCAGACGGCCAAGGCGCTGGCCCGGGACAACGGCATCGTCCTGGGTACCAATGGCACGAGGGTGGAGGCGGACCCCGGGCTGCGCGTGGTCAGCGAGGTGTGCCGCAGCCACGTGCGCATCGCCGAGGCCGCCCTGCGCAAGCCACCGCCCTTCCTGCGGGATCGCTACCGCCTGGTGCGCTACGAGGATCTGGCCCGGGACCCGCTCAGCGAGATCCGTGGCCTCTACGCCTTCACGGGCCTGAGCCTCACGCCGCAGCTCCAGACCTGGATCCACAACATCACGCACGGCTCAGGGCCAGGCGCGCGCCGCGAGGCCTTCAAGACCACGTCCAGGGATGCGCTCAGCGTGTCCCAGGCCTGGCGCCACACGCTGCCCTTTGCCAAGATTCGGCGAGTCCAGGAGCTGTGCGCCGGCGCCCTGCAGCTGCTGGGCTACCGACCCGTGCACTCCGAACTCGAGCAGCGGGACCTCTCTCTGGACCTCCTGCTGCCAAGGGGCATGGACAGTTTCAAGTGGGCTTCGTCCACCGAAAAGCAGCCGGAGTCTTAA
- the LOC110554751 gene encoding carbohydrate sulfotransferase 5 isoform X2, with the protein MRLPRFSSTVVLSLLITQTCILVFLVSRQMPSSPAGRGGRVHVLVLSSWRSGSSFVGQLFSQHPDVFYLMEPAWHVWDALSQGSALALHMAVRDLVRSVFLCDLDVFDAYLPWRRNVSDLFQWAVSRALCSPPVCNAFARGNISSEEVCKPLCAARPFALAQEACSSYSHVVLKEVRFFNLQVLYPLLSDPALDLRIVHLVRDPRAVLRSREQTAKALARDNGIVLGTNGTRVEADPGLRVVSEVCRSHVRIAEAALRKPPPFLRDRYRLVRYEDLARDPLSEIRGLYAFTGLSLTPQLQTWIHNITHGSGPGARREAFKTTSRDALSVSQAWRHTLPFAKIRRVQELCAGALQLLGYRPVHSELEQRDLSLDLLLPRGMDSFKWASSTEKQPES; encoded by the coding sequence ATGCGGCTGCCCCGCTTCTCCAGCACTGTCGTGCTCTCACTCCTGATAACCCAGACCTGCATCCTGGTCTTCCTGGTCTCCCGCCAAATGCCGTCGTCCCCAGCAGGCCGTGGGGGGCGTGTGCACGTGCTGGTGCTGTCCTCCTGGCGCTCGGGCTCGTCTTTCGTGGGCCAGCTCTTCAGCCAGCACCCGGATGTCTTCTACCTCATGGAGCCAGCCTGGCACGTGTGGGATGCCCTGTCTCAGGGCAGCGCCCTCGCGCTCCACATGGCCGTGCGCGACCTGGTGCGCTCCGTGTTCCTCTGCGACCTGGACGTGTTCGATGCCTACCTGCCCTGGCGCCGCAACGTCTCGGATCTCTTCCAGTGGGCGGTGAGCCGCGCCCTGTGCTCGCCTCCCGTCTGCAACGCCTTCGCCCGCGGCAACATCAGCAGCGAGGAGGTGTGCAAGCCCCTGTGCGCCGCTCGGCCCTTCGCTCTGGCCCAGGAAGCCTGCAGCTCCTACAGCCACGTGGTGCTCAAGGAAGTGCGCTTCTTTAACCTGCAGGTGCTGTACCCGCTGCTCAGCGACCCAGCGCTCGACCTGCGCATCGTGCACCTGGTGCGCGACCCGCGGGCCGTGCTGCGCTCCCGGGAGCAGACGGCCAAGGCGCTGGCCCGGGACAACGGCATCGTCCTGGGTACCAATGGCACGAGGGTGGAGGCGGACCCCGGGCTGCGCGTGGTCAGCGAGGTGTGCCGCAGCCACGTGCGCATCGCCGAGGCCGCCCTGCGCAAGCCACCGCCCTTCCTGCGGGATCGCTACCGCCTGGTGCGCTACGAGGATCTGGCCCGGGACCCGCTCAGCGAGATCCGTGGCCTCTACGCCTTCACGGGCCTGAGCCTCACGCCGCAGCTCCAGACCTGGATCCACAACATCACGCACGGCTCAGGGCCAGGCGCGCGCCGCGAGGCCTTCAAGACCACGTCCAGGGATGCGCTCAGCGTGTCCCAGGCCTGGCGCCACACGCTGCCCTTTGCCAAGATTCGGCGAGTCCAGGAGCTGTGCGCCGGCGCCCTGCAGCTGCTGGGCTACCGACCCGTGCACTCCGAACTCGAGCAGCGGGACCTCTCTCTGGACCTCCTGCTGCCAAGGGGCATGGACAGTTTCAAGTGGGCTTCGTCCACCGAAAAGCAGCCGGAGTCTTAA